Proteins encoded in a region of the Paucibacter sediminis genome:
- a CDS encoding acetyl-CoA carboxylase carboxyltransferase subunit alpha produces MSKKHFLEFEQPIAELETKIEELRYVQSESAVDISEEIDRLSKKSQQLTKDIYSSVAPWQTYQVARHPQRPQTLDYCADIFTEFQELHGDRHFADDAAIVGGIARFNGQACMVIGHQRGADAKERALRNFGMPRPEGYRKALRLMKLAEKFGLPVFTFIDTMGAYPGIGAEERGQSEAIGRNIFEMAQLEVPIIATVIGEGGSGGALAIGVADQVLMLQFSAYSVISPEGCASILWKTSERAPEAADALGITAHRLKAMGLIDKIVNEPVGGAHRDNKQMASNLKRALSDALRQVSDLKTKELLERRYERLQAYGRFSDTKNR; encoded by the coding sequence ATGAGCAAGAAACACTTCCTCGAATTCGAGCAGCCCATTGCCGAGCTCGAAACCAAGATTGAAGAGCTGCGCTACGTGCAAAGCGAGTCGGCCGTCGACATCTCCGAAGAGATCGACCGCCTCTCCAAGAAGAGCCAGCAGCTCACCAAGGACATCTACTCCAGCGTGGCCCCATGGCAGACCTACCAGGTCGCCCGCCATCCGCAGCGCCCGCAGACGCTGGACTACTGCGCCGACATCTTCACCGAGTTCCAGGAACTGCACGGCGATCGCCATTTCGCGGATGACGCGGCCATCGTCGGCGGCATTGCCCGCTTCAATGGCCAGGCCTGCATGGTGATCGGCCATCAGCGCGGTGCGGACGCCAAGGAGCGCGCGTTGCGCAACTTCGGCATGCCGCGCCCCGAGGGCTATCGCAAGGCCCTGCGCCTGATGAAGCTGGCCGAGAAGTTCGGCCTGCCGGTGTTCACCTTCATCGACACCATGGGTGCCTATCCCGGCATCGGTGCCGAGGAGCGCGGCCAGTCCGAAGCCATCGGTCGCAACATCTTCGAGATGGCGCAGCTGGAAGTGCCCATCATCGCCACCGTGATCGGCGAGGGCGGCTCGGGCGGCGCCCTGGCCATCGGTGTGGCCGATCAGGTGCTGATGCTGCAGTTCTCGGCCTATTCGGTGATCTCGCCGGAAGGCTGTGCCTCGATCCTGTGGAAGACCTCGGAGCGTGCCCCCGAGGCCGCCGATGCGCTGGGCATCACCGCGCACCGCTTGAAGGCCATGGGCCTGATCGACAAGATCGTCAATGAGCCGGTGGGTGGCGCGCACCGCGACAACAAGCAGATGGCCTCCAACCTGAAGCGCGCGCTCTCCGACGCGCTGCGCCAGGTCAGCGATCTGAAGACCAAGGAACTGCTGGAACGCCGCTACGAGCGTCTGCAGGCCTATGGACGTTTCAGCGACACCAAGAACCGCTGA
- the cysS gene encoding cysteine--tRNA ligase — MTLRIYNSLTRAVEPFAPIEPGHVRMYVCGMTIYDLCHVGHARMMMAFDVAQRWLKASGYRVTYVRNITDIEDKIIKRAVERGISIRELTDEMIAAMHRDIGALGVERPTHEPRATDYVGQMLDLIGTLEGKGLAYRASNGDVNYAVRKFPGYGKLSGKSLDDLRAGERVAVDDGKLDPLDFVLWKSAKESEPDDAKWASGYGPGRPGWHIECSAMSCALLGERFDIHGGGMDLQFPHHENEIAQSEGALGHPFVNVWMHNGFLNVDNEKMSKSLGNFFTIQDVLKRYDGETLRYFMLRTHYRSPFNFSDVNLDDARAALRRLYTALDGIEVPDAAIDWAQPQAAAFKAAMDDDFNTPGAVSVLFELANAVNRSRSGADAALLRGLGATLGILQQAPRQYLQAGSGLDESAIRAQIDARAAAKAARQFAEADRIRAELLAQGIVLQDSPSGTTWMKA; from the coding sequence ATGACTCTGCGCATCTACAACTCGCTCACCCGTGCGGTCGAGCCCTTTGCTCCCATCGAACCCGGTCATGTGCGCATGTATGTCTGCGGCATGACGATTTACGACCTCTGCCATGTGGGCCATGCCCGCATGATGATGGCCTTCGATGTGGCGCAGCGCTGGCTCAAGGCTTCGGGCTACCGCGTGACCTATGTGCGCAACATCACCGACATCGAGGACAAGATCATCAAGCGCGCGGTGGAGCGCGGCATCAGCATCCGCGAGCTCACCGACGAGATGATCGCCGCGATGCACCGCGATATTGGTGCCCTGGGCGTGGAGCGCCCCACGCACGAGCCGCGTGCCACCGACTATGTGGGCCAGATGCTGGACCTGATCGGCACGCTGGAAGGCAAGGGCCTGGCCTACCGCGCCAGCAACGGTGATGTGAACTATGCGGTGCGCAAGTTCCCCGGCTACGGCAAGCTCAGCGGCAAGTCGCTGGACGATCTGCGTGCGGGCGAGCGTGTGGCCGTGGACGATGGCAAGCTGGACCCGCTGGACTTCGTGCTGTGGAAGTCGGCCAAGGAGAGCGAGCCCGACGACGCCAAATGGGCCAGCGGCTACGGCCCCGGCCGCCCCGGCTGGCATATCGAATGCTCGGCGATGAGCTGCGCCCTGCTGGGCGAGCGCTTCGACATCCATGGCGGCGGCATGGACCTGCAGTTCCCGCACCATGAGAACGAGATCGCCCAGAGCGAGGGCGCGCTGGGCCATCCCTTTGTCAACGTCTGGATGCACAACGGCTTCCTCAACGTCGACAACGAGAAGATGTCCAAGTCCCTGGGCAACTTCTTCACCATCCAGGACGTGCTCAAGCGCTACGACGGCGAGACGCTGCGCTACTTCATGCTGCGCACCCATTACCGCAGCCCCTTCAACTTCAGCGATGTGAACCTGGACGACGCGCGCGCCGCGCTGCGCCGCCTCTACACCGCGCTGGATGGCATCGAGGTGCCTGACGCCGCGATCGACTGGGCGCAGCCGCAGGCCGCCGCCTTCAAGGCCGCGATGGACGATGACTTCAATACGCCGGGCGCCGTCTCGGTGCTGTTCGAGCTGGCCAATGCGGTGAACCGCAGCCGCTCGGGCGCCGACGCGGCCCTGCTGAGGGGCCTGGGCGCGACGCTGGGCATCCTGCAGCAGGCGCCGCGCCAGTACCTGCAGGCCGGCAGCGGCCTGGACGAGTCCGCCATCCGGGCGCAGATCGACGCCCGTGCGGCCGCCAAGGCCGCGCGCCAGTTCGCCGAGGCGGATCGCATCCGCGCCGAGCTGCTGGCCCAGGGCATCGTGTTGCAGGATTCCCCCAGCGGCACCACCTGGATGAAGGCCTGA
- the clpS gene encoding ATP-dependent Clp protease adapter ClpS, whose translation MPDLPNQPPTPPGQTPGAVPGRDDADGTTILERVPQKTEPPRLYQVLMLNDDFTPMEFVVMVLQEYFRHDLDTATQIMLKIHHDGRGVCGVFTKDVAATKVELVLAAARRAGHPLQCIMEAA comes from the coding sequence ATGCCTGATCTTCCCAACCAGCCTCCCACGCCACCTGGCCAGACGCCAGGTGCGGTGCCGGGGCGCGACGATGCAGACGGCACCACCATTCTGGAGCGGGTGCCGCAGAAGACCGAGCCCCCGCGCCTGTACCAGGTGCTGATGCTCAATGACGACTTCACCCCGATGGAATTCGTGGTGATGGTGCTGCAGGAATATTTCCGCCATGACCTGGATACGGCCACCCAGATCATGCTCAAAATCCATCACGATGGCCGAGGCGTTTGCGGTGTGTTCACCAAGGACGTGGCGGCCACCAAGGTCGAGTTGGTGCTGGCCGCCGCAAGGCGTGCCGGCCATCCTTTGCAGTGCATTATGGAGGCCGCATGA
- a CDS encoding cold-shock protein, giving the protein MPLGTVKWFNDAKGFGFIEPEQGGEDVFAHFSAIQMEGFRTLKQGGRVNYELVQGPKGQLAQNITPLEAAAAAQQEASLSGAA; this is encoded by the coding sequence ATGCCACTAGGAACTGTCAAGTGGTTCAACGATGCCAAGGGTTTTGGCTTCATCGAACCCGAGCAAGGCGGAGAAGACGTGTTCGCCCATTTTTCGGCGATACAGATGGAGGGCTTCCGCACCCTCAAGCAGGGCGGCCGCGTGAACTACGAGCTGGTGCAAGGCCCCAAGGGGCAGCTGGCACAGAACATCACCCCGCTGGAAGCCGCCGCCGCGGCGCAACAGGAGGCCTCGCTGAGCGGTGCCGCATAA
- a CDS encoding tetratricopeptide repeat protein, with the protein MYRQRTRALGLALLLSTLLAGVAQAGVLEQAQADWLAGKREQALLSVQTALSESPQDARLRFALAVMQMESGRADAAEALLLGLTQDFPDLADPYNNLAVIRAGRGELEGARRALEQALALQPEHVQAQENLGDVLLRLALQAYERAQKLSVSARPALELKLSRTRELARLLAPGR; encoded by the coding sequence ATGTACCGTCAACGAACCCGAGCGCTGGGCCTGGCCCTGCTGCTGAGCACCCTGCTGGCGGGCGTCGCCCAGGCCGGCGTGCTGGAGCAGGCCCAGGCCGATTGGCTGGCCGGCAAGCGCGAGCAGGCCCTGCTGAGCGTGCAGACCGCGCTGAGCGAGTCACCGCAGGACGCGCGCCTGCGCTTTGCGCTGGCGGTGATGCAGATGGAGTCCGGCCGCGCGGATGCCGCCGAGGCCCTGCTGCTGGGGCTGACCCAGGACTTCCCGGATCTGGCGGACCCCTACAACAATCTGGCCGTGATACGCGCCGGGCGTGGCGAGCTCGAAGGCGCGCGCCGCGCGCTGGAGCAGGCGCTCGCGCTGCAACCCGAGCATGTGCAGGCGCAGGAAAACCTGGGCGATGTGCTGCTGCGCCTTGCGCTGCAGGCCTATGAACGCGCGCAGAAGCTCAGCGTCAGCGCGCGCCCGGCCCTCGAACTCAAGCTCAGCCGCACCCGCGAACTGGCGCGCCTGCTCGCGCCCGGCCGCTGA
- a CDS encoding peptidylprolyl isomerase — protein MTKTVELQTNHGVIRIELDDAKAPISVANFLSYVNSGHYNGTVFHRVIKGFMVQGGGFEPGMKQKPTEAPIQNEANNGLKNEHYTLAMARTNAPHSASAQFFINTTKNDFLNFKSESPSGWGYAVFGKVVAGTEVVDAIEKVKTGRSGFHDDVPLEDVVIERAVVIE, from the coding sequence ATGACCAAGACCGTAGAACTGCAGACCAACCATGGCGTGATCCGCATCGAGCTGGATGATGCCAAGGCCCCCATCAGCGTGGCCAACTTCCTGAGCTATGTGAACAGCGGCCACTACAACGGCACGGTGTTCCACCGCGTCATCAAGGGCTTCATGGTGCAGGGCGGCGGCTTTGAACCCGGCATGAAGCAAAAGCCCACCGAGGCGCCGATCCAGAACGAGGCCAACAACGGCCTGAAGAACGAGCACTACACCCTGGCGATGGCGCGCACCAATGCGCCGCACTCGGCCTCGGCCCAGTTCTTCATCAACACCACCAAGAACGACTTCCTCAACTTCAAGTCCGAGAGCCCCTCGGGCTGGGGCTATGCCGTGTTCGGCAAGGTCGTCGCCGGCACCGAGGTGGTGGATGCGATCGAGAAGGTCAAGACCGGCCGCTCCGGCTTCCACGACGATGTGCCGCTGGAAGACGTGGTGATCGAGCGTGCCGTCGTGATCGAGTGA
- a CDS encoding DNA-3-methyladenine glycosylase family protein translates to MGRAPAAGVTPDYWDEACRHLSKRDRVMKKLIPQFGEARLQSKGDAFTTLARSIVGQQISVKAAQSVWDKFCALMSGPSHKVPPQAVLALTVELQRGAGLSARKVEYLRDLAESFEAGRVHVKQWTQMDDEAIIDELVAIRGIGRWTAEMFLIFHLMRPNVMPLDDLGLLKGISQNYFSGEPVSRAEAREVGEAWAPYRSVATWYIWRSLDPLPVDY, encoded by the coding sequence ATGGGGCGCGCGCCGGCCGCCGGGGTGACCCCGGACTATTGGGACGAGGCTTGCCGCCATCTGAGCAAGCGCGACCGCGTGATGAAGAAGCTGATCCCGCAGTTCGGCGAGGCGCGGCTGCAGAGCAAGGGCGATGCCTTCACCACGCTGGCACGCTCCATCGTCGGCCAGCAGATCTCGGTGAAGGCCGCCCAATCGGTGTGGGACAAGTTCTGCGCCCTGATGAGCGGCCCGAGCCACAAGGTGCCGCCGCAGGCGGTGCTGGCGCTCACCGTGGAGCTGCAGCGCGGCGCCGGCCTGTCGGCGCGCAAGGTGGAATACCTGCGCGATCTGGCCGAAAGCTTCGAGGCCGGCCGCGTACATGTGAAGCAATGGACGCAGATGGACGACGAAGCCATCATCGACGAGCTGGTGGCGATCCGCGGCATCGGCCGCTGGACGGCCGAGATGTTCCTCATCTTCCACCTCATGCGCCCGAACGTGATGCCCCTGGACGACCTCGGTCTGCTCAAGGGCATCAGCCAGAACTACTTCTCCGGCGAACCGGTGTCGCGTGCCGAGGCGCGCGAGGTGGGTGAGGCCTGGGCCCCCTACCGCTCGGTAGCCACATGGTACATTTGGCGCAGTTTGGATCCGCTGCCGGTGGACTACTGA
- a CDS encoding zinc-dependent peptidase: protein MLAAWWQRWRARRERQIPEPLWQLTLARYPFIAARSDAELGELRRLCSQFLARKEFHGVAGFEVSDEVALAVAAQACLPVLRLGLDWYDGFVGIVMHAHEVVAAREFMDEDGVVHEYDEVLAGEAMEGGPLMLAWSELAPDPAELMAAESVYNVVIHEFAHVLDMRDGIADGVPPQASAAARAQWLQVLEAEWHAFCERVDAGEATLIDPYGEEAIEEFFAVASEAFFVAPKELRAEQPALYRLLGGFYRQDPAAG, encoded by the coding sequence ATGCTGGCCGCCTGGTGGCAGCGCTGGCGCGCGCGCCGCGAGCGCCAGATCCCCGAGCCGCTCTGGCAGCTCACCCTCGCCCGCTATCCCTTCATCGCGGCGCGCTCGGACGCTGAGCTCGGCGAGCTGCGCCGGCTCTGCTCGCAGTTCCTGGCCCGCAAGGAGTTCCACGGCGTGGCCGGTTTCGAGGTCAGCGACGAGGTGGCCCTGGCCGTGGCCGCCCAGGCCTGCCTGCCGGTGTTGCGCCTGGGGCTAGATTGGTACGACGGCTTCGTCGGCATCGTCATGCATGCGCACGAGGTGGTGGCCGCGCGCGAGTTCATGGATGAGGATGGCGTCGTGCACGAGTACGACGAGGTGCTGGCCGGCGAGGCCATGGAGGGCGGCCCGCTGATGCTGGCCTGGAGCGAACTGGCGCCCGACCCCGCCGAGCTGATGGCGGCCGAGAGCGTCTACAACGTGGTGATCCACGAATTCGCCCATGTGCTGGACATGCGCGACGGCATCGCCGATGGCGTGCCGCCACAAGCCAGCGCGGCGGCGCGTGCGCAGTGGCTGCAGGTGCTGGAGGCCGAATGGCACGCCTTCTGCGAGCGCGTCGACGCCGGCGAAGCGACCCTCATCGATCCCTATGGCGAAGAGGCGATCGAGGAATTCTTCGCCGTCGCCAGCGAGGCCTTCTTCGTGGCGCCCAAGGAGCTGCGCGCCGAGCAGCCAGCCTTGTACCGGCTGCTCGGCGGTTTCTACCGCCAGGATCCCGCGGCGGGCTGA
- a CDS encoding peptidylprolyl isomerase, translating into MNSKILALSTALLCAAAGAQTVKLSTTEGDIRVQLDAEKAPKTVANFLQYVKAGHYNGVIFHRVIDNFMIQTGGYTVKLAQKPTKPAIPLESNNGLLNTRGTLAMARTADPNSATAQFFINVADNAFLDAANARDGKGYAVFGQVIEGMDVVDKIKSIPTSPQGVHQNLPTKTVLITKAIVESKK; encoded by the coding sequence ATGAACAGCAAGATCCTAGCCCTCAGCACCGCCCTGCTCTGCGCTGCCGCCGGTGCGCAGACCGTCAAGCTCAGCACCACCGAAGGCGATATCCGCGTCCAGCTGGATGCCGAGAAGGCGCCCAAGACCGTGGCCAACTTTCTGCAGTATGTGAAGGCCGGCCACTACAACGGCGTGATCTTCCACCGGGTGATCGACAACTTCATGATCCAGACCGGCGGCTACACCGTGAAGCTGGCGCAGAAGCCCACCAAGCCGGCGATCCCGCTGGAGAGCAACAACGGCCTGCTCAACACGCGCGGCACGCTGGCCATGGCCCGCACCGCCGACCCGAACTCGGCCACCGCCCAGTTCTTCATCAACGTGGCCGACAACGCCTTCCTCGACGCGGCCAACGCCCGCGACGGCAAGGGCTATGCGGTGTTCGGCCAGGTCATCGAAGGCATGGACGTGGTCGACAAGATCAAGTCCATCCCGACCAGCCCCCAGGGTGTGCACCAGAACCTGCCCACCAAGACCGTCCTCATCACCAAGGCCATTGTGGAGTCCAAAAAATGA
- a CDS encoding UDP-2,3-diacylglucosamine diphosphatase, with the protein MSGLPESLSSVQAPSAWTAIDFISDLHLAPETPLTLAALRRYLRSTPAQAVFLLGDIFEVWIGDDARNDAFEAECTALLKSVSQDLTLFFMAGNRDFLIGDEMAAAAGFQRLADPCLLEAFGRRWLLSHGDALCLDDKPYQQFRAMARNPAWQAQMLAQPVERRREQARQMRLQSMANQQAMKPENWADLDAEATRAWLRQAAAPLLIHGHTHRPAEHDLGEGLSRWVLPDWDCEHAVPRGGPLRLTAAGLSRQGLGLG; encoded by the coding sequence GTGAGCGGATTGCCTGAGTCGCTGAGCTCGGTGCAGGCGCCGTCCGCCTGGACGGCGATCGACTTCATCTCCGACCTGCACCTCGCCCCCGAGACCCCGCTGACCCTGGCCGCGCTGCGGCGCTACTTGCGCAGCACGCCGGCCCAGGCGGTGTTCCTGCTGGGCGACATCTTCGAGGTCTGGATCGGCGACGACGCGCGCAACGATGCCTTCGAGGCCGAGTGCACGGCGCTGCTGAAGTCCGTCAGTCAAGACCTGACCCTGTTCTTCATGGCCGGCAACCGCGACTTCCTGATCGGCGACGAGATGGCCGCCGCCGCCGGTTTCCAGCGGCTGGCGGACCCCTGCCTGCTGGAGGCGTTTGGCCGGCGCTGGCTGCTGAGTCACGGCGATGCGCTGTGCCTGGACGACAAGCCCTATCAGCAGTTCCGCGCGATGGCGCGCAACCCTGCCTGGCAGGCGCAGATGCTGGCCCAGCCGGTCGAGCGCCGGCGCGAGCAGGCGCGCCAGATGCGCCTGCAAAGCATGGCCAATCAACAGGCCATGAAACCCGAGAACTGGGCCGATCTGGATGCCGAGGCAACGCGCGCCTGGCTGCGCCAGGCGGCTGCGCCGCTGCTGATCCACGGCCACACCCACCGCCCCGCCGAGCACGATCTGGGCGAGGGCCTGAGCCGCTGGGTGCTGCCCGACTGGGACTGCGAGCACGCCGTGCCGCGCGGCGGCCCGTTGCGCCTGACGGCCGCCGGCCTCAGCCGCCAAGGCCTAGGCCTCGGCTGA
- the clpA gene encoding ATP-dependent Clp protease ATP-binding subunit ClpA: MIAQELEVSLHMAFVEARQQRHEFITVEHLLMALLDNPSAAEVLRACSANIDDLRKSLAQFIKDNTPTVGGSDEVDTQPTLGFQRVIQRAIMHVQSTGSGKKEVTGANVLVAIFGEKDSHAVYYLHQQGVTRLDVVNYIAHGIKKSEPPEPPKGQEGGGGEAEREETDAGGGGKGSPLEQFTQNLNQLAKDGKIDPLIGREHEVERVVQVLCRRRKNNPLLVGEAGVGKTAIAEGLAWRITEGDVPDVLGEAVVYSLDMGALLAGTKYRGDFEQRLKAVLKQLKDQPNAILFIDEIHTLIGAGAASGGTLDASNLLKPALSSGAMKCIGATTFNEYRGIFEKDAALSRRFQKVDVVEPSVEQTVEILKGLKSRFEEHHSVKYALGALQAAAELSAKYINDRHLPDKAIDVIDEAGAAQRILPKSKQKKTITRAEVEDIVAKIARIPPASVSTDDRGKLKSLDRDLNSVVFGQEPAIDALAAAIKMARSGLGKPDKPIGSFLFSGPTGVGKTEVAKQLAYILGIELIRFDMSEYMERHAVSRLIGAPPGYVGFDQGGLLTEAVTKKPHAVLLLDEIEKAHPDVFNVLLQVMDHGSLTDNNGRKADFRNIIIIMTTNAGAETMNKSTIGFTNSRERGDEMGDIKRLFTPEFRNRLDAIVSFRALDEEIIMRVVDKFLLQLESQLQEKKVEVTFSDKLRKHLAKKGFDPLMGARPMQRLIQDTIRRALADELLFGRLVDGGRLSVDVDDAGEVLLDIQPLKRSDNKPKAEPATTS; this comes from the coding sequence ATGATTGCGCAAGAGCTTGAAGTCAGCCTGCACATGGCGTTTGTCGAAGCGCGCCAGCAGCGCCACGAGTTCATCACCGTGGAGCATCTGCTGATGGCGTTGCTGGACAACCCGTCCGCGGCCGAGGTGCTGCGGGCCTGTTCGGCCAATATCGACGATCTGCGCAAGAGTCTGGCGCAGTTCATCAAGGACAACACGCCCACGGTGGGCGGCAGCGATGAGGTGGACACCCAGCCGACGCTGGGCTTCCAGCGCGTGATCCAGCGCGCCATCATGCATGTGCAATCCACCGGCAGCGGCAAGAAGGAAGTCACCGGCGCAAACGTGCTGGTGGCGATCTTCGGCGAGAAGGACTCGCACGCCGTCTACTACCTGCACCAGCAGGGCGTGACGCGGTTGGACGTGGTGAACTACATCGCCCACGGCATCAAGAAGAGCGAACCGCCCGAGCCGCCCAAGGGGCAGGAGGGTGGTGGTGGCGAGGCCGAGCGCGAAGAGACCGACGCCGGCGGCGGCGGAAAAGGTTCGCCGCTGGAGCAGTTCACGCAGAACCTCAACCAGCTCGCCAAGGACGGCAAGATCGATCCGCTGATCGGCCGCGAGCATGAGGTTGAGCGTGTGGTGCAGGTGCTGTGCCGCCGTCGCAAGAACAACCCGCTGCTGGTGGGCGAGGCCGGCGTGGGCAAGACCGCCATTGCCGAGGGCCTGGCCTGGCGCATCACCGAGGGCGATGTGCCCGACGTGCTGGGCGAGGCGGTGGTGTATTCGCTGGACATGGGCGCGCTGCTGGCCGGCACCAAGTACCGCGGCGATTTCGAGCAGCGCCTCAAGGCCGTGCTCAAGCAGCTCAAGGACCAGCCCAACGCCATCCTCTTCATCGATGAGATCCATACCCTGATCGGGGCGGGCGCCGCCTCGGGTGGCACGCTGGACGCCAGCAATCTGCTCAAGCCGGCCCTGTCGTCGGGTGCGATGAAGTGCATCGGCGCCACCACCTTCAACGAGTACCGCGGCATCTTCGAGAAGGATGCGGCGCTGTCGCGGCGCTTCCAGAAGGTGGACGTGGTGGAGCCCTCGGTGGAGCAGACCGTCGAGATCCTCAAGGGCCTGAAGTCGCGCTTCGAGGAGCACCACAGCGTCAAGTACGCGCTCGGCGCCCTGCAGGCCGCGGCCGAGCTCTCGGCCAAGTACATCAACGACCGCCACCTGCCCGACAAGGCCATCGACGTGATCGACGAGGCCGGTGCGGCGCAGCGCATCCTGCCTAAGAGCAAGCAGAAGAAGACCATCACGCGTGCCGAGGTGGAAGACATCGTCGCCAAGATCGCGCGCATCCCGCCGGCCTCGGTGTCCACCGATGACCGCGGCAAGCTCAAGAGCCTGGACCGCGACCTCAACAGCGTGGTGTTCGGCCAGGAGCCGGCCATCGACGCGCTCGCGGCCGCCATCAAGATGGCGCGCTCGGGCCTGGGCAAGCCCGACAAGCCGATCGGTTCCTTCCTGTTCTCCGGCCCCACCGGCGTGGGCAAGACCGAGGTGGCCAAGCAGCTCGCCTACATCCTGGGCATCGAGCTGATCCGCTTCGACATGTCGGAGTACATGGAGCGCCATGCGGTCAGCCGTCTGATCGGTGCGCCTCCGGGCTATGTGGGCTTTGACCAGGGCGGCCTGCTGACCGAGGCCGTCACCAAGAAGCCGCACGCGGTGCTGCTGCTCGACGAGATCGAGAAGGCGCATCCGGACGTCTTCAATGTGCTGCTGCAGGTGATGGACCATGGTTCGCTCACCGACAACAACGGGCGCAAGGCCGACTTCCGCAACATCATCATCATCATGACGACCAATGCGGGCGCCGAGACGATGAACAAGTCGACCATCGGGTTCACCAACTCGCGCGAACGCGGCGACGAGATGGGCGACATCAAGCGCCTGTTCACGCCCGAGTTCCGCAACCGCCTGGACGCCATCGTGTCCTTCCGCGCGCTGGATGAGGAAATCATCATGCGCGTGGTCGACAAGTTCCTGCTGCAACTGGAAAGCCAGCTGCAGGAGAAGAAGGTCGAGGTCACCTTCAGCGACAAGCTGCGCAAGCATCTGGCCAAGAAGGGCTTCGATCCGCTGATGGGCGCGCGCCCGATGCAGCGCCTGATCCAGGACACCATACGCCGCGCGCTGGCCGACGAGTTGCTGTTCGGCCGCCTGGTCGATGGCGGTCGCCTGAGCGTGGATGTGGACGATGCGGGCGAGGTGCTGCTGGACATCCAGCCGCTCAAGCGCAGCGACAACAAGCCCAAGGCCGAGCCGGCCACGACCAGCTGA